The proteins below come from a single Chryseobacterium bernardetii genomic window:
- a CDS encoding LysM peptidoglycan-binding domain-containing protein — protein sequence MELIKYKIQKGDTLNSIAESQGISVQELINFHNDNCGLTNIIIGNTLPLQLNHLIINVESIKDTLHKTQNIKALNFNHKSRYRCEQLNITRVNNEVITMSANTYIEFLVKKVEYSNIFDVDVTDFTFNVDPAVFEKGFEFSHKFEKIKSPITVEVSKYGTVNRIYNRDDIEKRWINFRDSELMNDDVFKQLSSQAPAQAKDVIDTGNKEFLQEENFAKMLDKNLFYHIFFRAFQGAGLENYTIDQYSQIFPNINLSTDVVKSLVNEDENLATYRLVGTLNRENLSEEILTEMYNQIYKPTLKYSYSEFDFVYRITYTIDKKSNFMTEGKASIAEKVKNNFEIITEYKIKQVEV from the coding sequence ATGGAGCTTATTAAATACAAGATACAAAAAGGAGATACATTAAATTCTATAGCGGAAAGTCAAGGGATATCTGTTCAGGAACTTATTAATTTTCATAATGATAATTGTGGACTGACAAATATTATTATAGGAAATACACTTCCTTTGCAACTTAATCATTTGATTATAAATGTGGAATCAATCAAAGATACTTTACATAAAACCCAGAATATTAAAGCACTGAATTTTAATCATAAATCCAGATATCGTTGTGAACAACTGAATATTACTAGAGTAAACAATGAGGTTATTACAATGTCTGCAAATACTTATATAGAATTTTTAGTTAAAAAGGTTGAGTACAGTAATATTTTTGATGTTGATGTAACTGATTTTACATTTAATGTTGATCCTGCGGTATTTGAGAAAGGCTTTGAATTCTCTCATAAATTTGAAAAAATAAAAAGCCCAATTACTGTTGAGGTATCAAAATATGGTACAGTTAACAGGATATACAACAGAGATGATATTGAAAAGCGATGGATAAATTTCAGAGACTCTGAATTGATGAATGATGATGTGTTTAAGCAACTGTCTTCACAGGCTCCTGCTCAGGCAAAAGATGTTATTGATACTGGAAATAAAGAGTTTTTGCAAGAAGAAAATTTTGCTAAAATGCTGGATAAAAATCTTTTTTATCATATCTTTTTTAGAGCTTTTCAAGGAGCTGGTCTTGAAAATTACACGATAGACCAGTATTCACAGATCTTTCCAAATATCAATCTATCAACGGATGTTGTAAAGTCTCTGGTTAATGAGGATGAAAACTTAGCAACTTACCGCCTGGTAGGAACACTAAACAGGGAGAATCTGTCTGAAGAAATTCTTACGGAAATGTATAACCAGATTTATAAACCTACTCTTAAATATAGCTATTCTGAATTTGACTTTGTATACCGGATAACCTATACGATAGATAAAAAATCTAACTTTATGACAGAAGGAAAGGCTTCAATTGCTGAAAAGGTGAAAAATAATTTTGAAATCATTACTGAATATAAAATTAAACAAGTAGAAGTATAA
- a CDS encoding ATP-dependent Clp protease ATP-binding subunit: MGVLVTNETVKQLFHIAQSIARENYNATYGGPHILQALMHKDIGLNEFLKSIDKDPGYFYEWADVRIEEYPKTSHLPDEVGQDEAVDTLIEEADDIRLKLGLDEITPICILTAIVKPQVVFSLQQLKSLPLREHDIFNLYRKDTPFTVSENGDFASLFSNGSDFADLSLPSIKSYCVDRTAQARNGDLENIIGRDKELRMLVEILCRRSKPNVIIIGEPGVGKTALVEGFAIEITKGNVPEMLKNGTLLELDTGALLAGTSYKGEIEDRLKKVINECKKIEKAILFIDEIHTLLDPKGSIGNVANLLKPELARGEITVIGATTQEEYRKIIEPEQAFNRRFEVLTVNEPDEKTCVKMIDVLLEGYKKHHGIEVEKTALPECVRLAKRYAKGKKLPDAAIDLLDRTMAAIKMLDELSEKELGSWKESYDTILKEEFLDNKDKADELIWTYNLLRDKISPILWGSLSEQPALDNSMPVDQIQKIIEDTYAELLQHAAKKREKVDRLELAAVMAAKTNIPIGKIQAQEKEKLLNMESLLLNRVVGQDHALKILSDAIVENRSGLNKPGQPIGSFFLLGPTGTGKTELAKSMAELLFNDEKAMVRFDMSEFKEEHSAALLYGAPPGYVGYEEGGMLVNKIRQQPYTVVLFDEIEKAHHSVFDVFLQIMDEGKVHDKLGKEGDFSNALILFTSNIGSEEIVKQFEEGKVPESSSLMQIMSNSGRFRPEFLARITEIIPFAPITESIAERIFNIQLKSLHTSLTRLGIALKISDDAVRNLALGGFSSKYGARQISGVIRAQLARPISKMIVREEVKSGQTIHVDWNKEEEKLSWKVD, from the coding sequence ATGGGAGTACTAGTAACCAACGAAACAGTAAAGCAGCTATTTCATATTGCTCAGTCGATAGCGAGGGAAAACTATAATGCCACTTATGGAGGCCCACATATTCTGCAGGCTTTAATGCATAAAGATATTGGTCTCAATGAATTTTTAAAAAGTATAGACAAAGATCCCGGCTATTTTTACGAATGGGCAGATGTACGTATTGAAGAATATCCTAAGACCAGCCATCTTCCTGATGAAGTAGGGCAGGATGAAGCTGTAGATACTCTTATAGAAGAAGCAGATGATATCCGTTTAAAACTTGGGCTGGATGAGATTACCCCGATCTGTATTCTTACTGCCATTGTAAAACCTCAGGTAGTATTTTCACTTCAGCAGTTGAAGTCATTGCCGCTGAGAGAACATGATATCTTCAACCTGTATAGAAAAGATACTCCGTTTACTGTTTCTGAGAACGGAGATTTTGCATCATTATTCTCCAACGGTTCAGACTTTGCAGATTTGTCTCTCCCCTCTATTAAAAGTTATTGTGTAGATAGAACAGCACAGGCCAGAAATGGAGATCTGGAAAATATTATCGGTAGAGATAAAGAATTAAGAATGCTGGTTGAGATCCTTTGCAGAAGAAGCAAACCGAACGTGATTATCATCGGAGAACCGGGGGTTGGAAAAACAGCTCTGGTAGAAGGTTTCGCTATAGAAATTACAAAAGGAAACGTTCCGGAAATGCTTAAAAACGGAACCCTTTTAGAACTGGACACAGGAGCCTTATTAGCAGGAACCTCTTACAAGGGAGAAATAGAAGACCGCCTGAAAAAAGTAATCAATGAATGTAAGAAAATTGAAAAAGCCATTCTTTTCATTGATGAGATCCATACTCTTTTAGATCCGAAAGGAAGCATCGGGAATGTCGCCAATCTATTGAAACCTGAACTGGCAAGAGGGGAAATCACTGTTATCGGAGCTACCACTCAGGAAGAATACAGAAAAATTATTGAACCTGAACAGGCTTTCAACCGTCGTTTTGAAGTATTAACAGTGAATGAACCGGATGAAAAAACTTGTGTAAAGATGATTGACGTTCTTTTGGAAGGCTATAAAAAGCACCATGGCATTGAAGTGGAAAAAACAGCGCTTCCTGAATGTGTACGTTTAGCAAAAAGATATGCAAAAGGTAAAAAATTGCCCGATGCTGCCATCGATTTATTAGACAGAACCATGGCCGCCATTAAAATGCTGGATGAACTTTCTGAAAAAGAACTGGGCAGCTGGAAAGAAAGCTATGACACTATTTTAAAAGAAGAATTTCTTGATAATAAAGATAAAGCCGACGAACTGATCTGGACTTATAATTTATTGAGAGATAAAATTAGCCCAATTTTATGGGGATCATTAAGTGAACAACCCGCTCTGGACAACTCAATGCCGGTAGATCAGATCCAGAAGATCATTGAAGATACCTATGCAGAGCTTTTACAGCACGCTGCTAAAAAAAGAGAAAAAGTAGACCGTTTGGAGCTGGCTGCTGTAATGGCTGCTAAAACCAATATTCCGATCGGGAAAATTCAGGCACAGGAAAAAGAAAAACTCCTGAACATGGAATCCCTGCTATTAAACAGGGTAGTTGGTCAGGACCATGCACTAAAAATACTTTCCGATGCTATTGTTGAAAACCGAAGCGGATTAAACAAACCGGGACAGCCAATTGGATCTTTCTTCCTTTTAGGGCCAACCGGAACCGGAAAAACAGAGCTTGCCAAATCAATGGCAGAACTATTGTTCAACGATGAGAAGGCCATGGTCCGTTTTGATATGTCGGAATTTAAAGAAGAGCATTCGGCAGCTTTATTATATGGAGCTCCTCCGGGATATGTAGGGTACGAAGAAGGAGGAATGTTGGTTAACAAGATCAGACAACAGCCTTATACCGTGGTTTTGTTTGATGAAATTGAGAAAGCCCACCATTCAGTATTTGACGTATTCCTTCAAATCATGGATGAAGGAAAAGTACACGATAAGCTTGGTAAAGAAGGAGACTTCAGCAACGCTTTAATCCTATTTACTTCCAACATCGGAAGTGAAGAGATTGTAAAACAGTTTGAAGAAGGAAAAGTTCCTGAATCATCTTCACTGATGCAGATTATGTCCAATTCAGGAAGATTCAGACCGGAATTTTTAGCCAGAATCACAGAAATTATACCTTTTGCACCAATCACAGAATCTATTGCAGAAAGAATTTTCAATATTCAGCTGAAATCACTTCATACCTCATTAACAAGACTGGGAATTGCCTTAAAGATCAGTGATGATGCAGTAAGAAACCTTGCTCTGGGAGGATTCAGCAGTAAATACGGAGCCAGACAGATTTCCGGAGTGATCCGCGCACAACTGGCAAGGCCTATTTCCAAAATGATCGTAAGAGAAGAAGTGAAATCCGGACAAACCATTCACGTTGACTGGAATAAAGAAGAAGAAAAATTAAGCTGGAAAGTTGATTAA
- a CDS encoding type VI secretion system Vgr family protein, which yields MFQDDKTIKVDNPKTDMISSKEELNNVTESIAKKAEEKVSKTGSKVKKAVKAGQQGIGAAQGANMFMNQTFVPNNPSVVENKVWAKQPTSKIHNAEAIPQSIIAGINRVVKLDVVIEGQIIKHFKHFKLVQSAARHHEFSLTLAHDTLGSAENHNLQEAQNFLGKRITVVFKYKDILQGAERNFVGVVTEVGFSQEKGSLGNIVLKGYSPTILLDAAPHIQSFGGNQPISLNSIAYHVITEGLGQNKFDFRVDAQHGNVSYSSQYEETHYNYLARIAEAYGEQFYYDGEVLHFGQLPPQEKPVKLTYGSSVTDIAIKMKAQHVSPSFYGYNSSKNEKMTGGSSKINHTSDIARRAYEISEKTFTTPSLRVAPIKASSFMDINASQKGTAGSKASEVFITSGTTTVPFLYPGCTADIEMRKSESNDTSYFTKLMITEVTHEVDARGYYDGKFEAIAADTGFIPRPVFETPKAEAQFAKVVSNTDPQNQGRVQVQFDWQNGPDITEFIRVMSPDAGSSDKVSKNRGFMSIPEVGDQVIVNFVHQHPDRPFVMGGMFHGAIGAGGGAGNNVMSFSGRSGAELKYDNGAGSMNLKDQGGANMFFDGAGNVVHNANNNSTKTVGNNKTDKIGNNKKLEVGCDHIADVGNTHKVSVGGTNSVFTMDNTGTIDLTGVKQLKLKVGSSEIIITPDKISINSPEVDIMGGGATANFKGKTKITGTQVDIN from the coding sequence ATGTTTCAGGATGACAAGACAATTAAAGTAGATAACCCAAAGACTGATATGATTAGCAGCAAAGAGGAGTTAAATAATGTAACGGAAAGCATTGCTAAAAAAGCTGAAGAAAAGGTAAGTAAAACGGGCAGTAAAGTGAAGAAAGCTGTAAAAGCCGGACAACAGGGTATCGGCGCTGCGCAGGGAGCTAATATGTTTATGAATCAGACTTTTGTTCCGAACAATCCTTCTGTAGTTGAAAATAAAGTGTGGGCCAAGCAGCCTACCTCAAAAATACACAATGCCGAAGCCATTCCCCAAAGTATTATCGCCGGAATAAATCGTGTGGTAAAACTGGATGTGGTTATTGAAGGGCAGATTATTAAGCATTTTAAACATTTTAAACTGGTACAGAGTGCTGCCAGACATCATGAATTTAGCCTTACACTGGCTCATGACACACTGGGCAGTGCAGAAAATCATAACCTTCAGGAAGCACAGAATTTCCTGGGAAAAAGGATCACTGTTGTCTTTAAATATAAAGATATTCTACAAGGAGCGGAACGTAATTTTGTAGGAGTAGTTACAGAAGTAGGTTTCAGCCAGGAAAAAGGAAGCCTTGGAAATATTGTTCTTAAAGGGTACAGTCCTACCATATTGTTGGATGCGGCCCCTCATATTCAGAGTTTTGGGGGCAACCAGCCTATCAGTCTGAACAGTATTGCCTATCATGTAATTACCGAAGGGCTTGGACAGAATAAATTCGACTTCAGAGTAGATGCCCAGCATGGAAATGTTTCCTACAGCTCACAATACGAAGAGACTCATTATAATTATCTTGCAAGAATTGCAGAAGCCTACGGTGAACAGTTTTATTATGATGGAGAAGTACTGCATTTCGGACAGCTTCCGCCGCAGGAAAAACCTGTGAAGCTTACCTATGGAAGTAGTGTAACTGACATTGCGATCAAAATGAAAGCCCAGCATGTAAGTCCTTCCTTTTATGGCTATAACAGCAGTAAAAATGAGAAGATGACCGGTGGAAGCTCAAAAATCAATCATACTTCAGACATTGCAAGACGTGCCTACGAAATATCAGAAAAAACCTTTACCACCCCATCCTTAAGAGTTGCACCCATAAAAGCCTCATCTTTTATGGATATTAATGCTTCCCAAAAGGGAACTGCCGGAAGTAAAGCTTCAGAAGTTTTCATCACTTCAGGAACTACTACCGTTCCCTTCTTATATCCGGGATGTACAGCAGATATTGAAATGCGTAAATCTGAAAGCAATGACACCTCTTATTTCACCAAGCTTATGATTACTGAAGTTACCCATGAGGTAGATGCCAGAGGATATTATGATGGTAAGTTTGAGGCTATTGCTGCAGATACCGGCTTTATCCCACGTCCGGTATTTGAAACGCCAAAAGCTGAGGCCCAGTTTGCAAAAGTGGTTTCCAATACAGATCCCCAAAACCAGGGAAGAGTTCAGGTTCAGTTTGACTGGCAGAACGGACCGGATATCACAGAATTTATCCGTGTAATGTCTCCGGATGCAGGAAGCAGCGATAAAGTAAGCAAGAACCGTGGCTTTATGTCTATTCCTGAAGTGGGGGACCAGGTGATCGTCAACTTTGTACACCAGCACCCGGATCGCCCGTTTGTAATGGGAGGAATGTTTCATGGAGCCATTGGCGCCGGAGGAGGTGCTGGGAATAATGTGATGAGCTTTAGTGGAAGAAGCGGAGCTGAATTAAAATACGATAACGGGGCCGGATCTATGAACCTTAAAGATCAGGGAGGTGCCAATATGTTCTTTGACGGAGCTGGAAATGTAGTACATAATGCTAATAATAACAGTACCAAAACCGTTGGTAATAATAAAACAGATAAAATTGGTAATAATAAGAAATTAGAAGTTGGATGTGATCATATTGCAGATGTTGGAAATACTCATAAAGTATCTGTAGGAGGAACAAACAGTGTATTTACAATGGATAATACGGGAACTATTGATTTAACAGGAGTTAAGCAATTAAAACTTAAAGTAGGAAGTAGCGAGATTATAATTACACCAGACAAGATCTCAATCAATAGTCCTGAAGTAGATATTATGGGAGGCGGAGCAACAGCTAATTTTAAGGGAAAAACAAAAATAACAGGAACGCAGGTAGATATTAATTAA
- a CDS encoding lytic transglycosylase domain-containing protein encodes MKTIVRNIFTWIMLLGTVAMVNAQFLAASDTSESSVRKYQGIINSNKDLVEFIEQLLLQKGLPKHLRNLALIESHFDKNITSGAGAVGVWQLMTAHANQYGLAEHQRTDVYKSTKTAVISLANLYKKYNNWVTVVAAYNCGEGNVAKAMQAAGSSQYHEFYRYLPAETINHVKKYLNACYATGELQSVLNNYNSSRINKVFFEEGNRKVTSAALSETEINAGFNLKVIADELDVEVDKILAWNPGITEELQKKGESSFYLPTDLMPDFLLRKHKILTRSIKEASGNGAGIQP; translated from the coding sequence ATGAAAACAATTGTCAGAAATATCTTTACATGGATAATGCTTTTGGGAACTGTTGCTATGGTAAATGCTCAGTTTCTTGCAGCATCAGATACGTCGGAGAGCAGTGTGAGAAAATACCAGGGAATCATTAATTCCAACAAAGATCTTGTTGAGTTTATAGAACAGCTGCTTCTTCAGAAAGGACTTCCCAAGCATTTAAGAAACCTAGCCCTTATTGAATCTCATTTTGACAAAAACATTACCTCGGGAGCAGGAGCAGTAGGAGTATGGCAGCTCATGACAGCACATGCCAACCAGTATGGCCTTGCAGAACATCAGCGTACAGATGTATATAAAAGTACCAAAACAGCAGTTATTTCCCTTGCAAATCTGTATAAAAAGTACAATAACTGGGTAACAGTAGTAGCGGCTTATAACTGCGGTGAAGGAAATGTTGCTAAAGCTATGCAGGCAGCAGGTTCCAGTCAATATCACGAATTCTACAGATATCTTCCTGCAGAAACCATCAATCATGTTAAAAAATATCTGAATGCCTGTTATGCCACAGGAGAGCTTCAGAGCGTATTAAACAATTATAACTCCTCAAGGATCAACAAAGTCTTCTTTGAAGAAGGAAACAGAAAAGTAACCAGTGCAGCATTATCGGAAACAGAGATCAATGCAGGATTTAATCTGAAAGTAATAGCTGATGAACTGGACGTGGAAGTAGATAAAATTCTTGCATGGAATCCCGGAATTACAGAAGAGCTACAGAAAAAAGGAGAAAGTAGTTTTTATCTTCCTACTGATCTGATGCCGGATTTTCTTCTCAGAAAACATAAAATTCTTACCAGATCAATTAAAGAAGCATCTGGAAATGGGGCAGGAATACAGCCTTAA
- a CDS encoding DUF4280 domain-containing protein: MAVSYIPQDKVFAVCTYQLSSDPQKFSLSRKKADVYYQNTKQPLLTVDDKNIMVEFTCKSPANLAGTLLAFGAGLIVGALLLSNPLGWVALAAGGVLLASGVVAAVVAANHKCTDPLNGGQWFLAHNSVKINGASAITRSSILKCKKDGILTPFFDEASAKAAASSIATKNKWELGINVVASFGAGFFLPSAFAGFGTASVGMKVWMTVGRFGVGFLAFSSINYGLRGGIRWGHEHNGDLKDNITYDNMNNHKENIIDPKTGKAEETDIDENKYWGAPAKPDDFTQDSEDLIKVEKNGGKYNITILSKVTNVVTSYSIYADNRDLMRQLDKLEGLSRPVLRNNPLAKELLNDLNSGKYPEWKNSIRFYNNGRMTPSMVDDGRTVIAENLKSSLGSFKSNSIQGGLFLIPFIGTIFSEEARVALAEGMANDMSAEPNGSTVVANTSVD; the protein is encoded by the coding sequence ATGGCTGTTTCATATATCCCACAAGATAAAGTTTTTGCAGTATGTACATACCAGTTAAGTTCAGACCCGCAAAAGTTTTCGTTAAGCAGAAAAAAGGCAGATGTATATTATCAAAATACTAAACAACCTTTGCTGACAGTTGATGATAAAAATATTATGGTTGAGTTCACCTGCAAATCACCTGCAAATTTGGCAGGTACACTATTGGCTTTTGGTGCAGGGCTTATTGTAGGAGCTTTATTATTATCTAACCCTTTAGGTTGGGTTGCATTAGCTGCGGGAGGAGTTTTGTTAGCTTCTGGAGTTGTTGCGGCTGTTGTTGCAGCTAATCATAAATGTACCGACCCTCTGAATGGCGGACAATGGTTTTTAGCACATAATAGTGTCAAAATTAATGGAGCATCAGCTATTACCCGTTCCTCTATTCTAAAATGTAAAAAAGATGGTATCCTTACCCCTTTTTTTGATGAAGCATCTGCAAAAGCAGCAGCAAGTTCTATTGCCACAAAAAATAAATGGGAACTGGGAATTAATGTTGTAGCTTCATTTGGTGCTGGATTTTTCCTTCCTAGCGCATTTGCTGGATTTGGAACGGCATCAGTTGGGATGAAAGTCTGGATGACAGTTGGGCGATTTGGAGTAGGATTTCTTGCTTTTAGTAGCATCAATTATGGGCTAAGAGGCGGAATAAGATGGGGACATGAGCACAATGGAGATCTAAAAGATAATATTACTTATGATAATATGAATAATCATAAAGAAAATATTATTGATCCTAAGACCGGGAAAGCTGAAGAAACAGATATTGATGAAAATAAATACTGGGGTGCTCCTGCTAAACCTGATGATTTTACACAAGATTCCGAAGATCTTATTAAAGTAGAAAAAAACGGGGGAAAGTATAATATTACTATTCTTAGTAAAGTAACTAATGTTGTGACATCTTATTCAATTTATGCTGATAATAGAGATCTAATGAGACAATTGGATAAGTTGGAAGGTCTCAGCCGACCGGTTTTAAGAAATAACCCTCTGGCGAAAGAACTATTGAATGACTTAAATAGTGGTAAATATCCAGAATGGAAAAATTCTATAAGGTTCTATAATAACGGGAGAATGACACCGAGTATGGTTGATGATGGAAGAACAGTGATAGCAGAAAATTTAAAATCAAGTCTTGGGAGTTTCAAGTCAAATTCTATACAAGGCGGGTTATTTTTAATACCATTTATAGGAACAATATTTTCAGAAGAAGCAAGGGTCGCATTAGCAGAAGGAATGGCTAATGATATGTCGGCTGAGCCTAATGGTAGTACTGTAGTTGCTAATACGTCTGTGGATTAA
- the tssD gene encoding type VI secretion system tube protein TssD, whose translation MAERNSRGILKFNNGEGQKLLKMNYSVSRSTDVSGRVASDPSNALIKVTVEATEKSDILESLLNGKYKPTVGEIVFNKSHEEGTLITLKWENGYVIQHEVDFDAIDSNSMLISFVVSAETIDYGTSQYAGLWPSAGK comes from the coding sequence ATGGCAGAAAGAAATTCGAGAGGAATCTTAAAATTCAACAACGGAGAAGGTCAGAAATTATTAAAAATGAACTACAGCGTATCAAGATCAACAGACGTATCAGGACGTGTAGCATCAGATCCTTCCAACGCATTGATCAAAGTTACAGTAGAAGCTACTGAAAAATCAGACATCCTGGAAAGCTTATTGAACGGAAAATATAAGCCAACAGTAGGAGAAATTGTTTTCAACAAATCTCACGAAGAAGGAACTCTGATCACTTTGAAATGGGAGAACGGATACGTTATCCAACACGAAGTAGACTTCGATGCTATAGACAGCAACAGTATGCTGATCAGCTTCGTAGTAAGTGCTGAAACTATCGACTACGGTACTTCTCAATACGCTGGACTGTGGCCTTCGGCAGGTAAATAA
- the tssD gene encoding type VI secretion system tube protein TssD, whose translation MAERNSRGILKFNNGEGQKLLKMNYSVSRSTDVSGRVASDPSNALIKVTVEATEKSDILESLLNGKYKPTVGEIVFNKSHEEGTLITLKWENGYVIQHEVDFDAIDSNSMLISFVVSAETIDYGTSQYAGLWPSAGK comes from the coding sequence ATGGCAGAAAGAAATTCAAGAGGAATCTTAAAATTCAACAACGGAGAAGGTCAGAAACTATTAAAAATGAACTACAGCGTATCCAGATCAACAGACGTATCAGGACGTGTAGCATCAGATCCTTCCAACGCATTGATCAAAGTTACAGTAGAAGCTACTGAAAAATCAGACATCCTGGAAAGCTTATTGAACGGAAAATATAAGCCAACAGTAGGAGAAATTGTTTTCAACAAATCTCACGAAGAAGGAACTCTGATCACTTTGAAATGGGAGAACGGATACGTTATCCAACACGAAGTAGACTTCGATGCTATAGACAGCAACAGTATGCTGATCAGCTTCGTAGTAAGTGCTGAAACTATCGACTACGGTACTTCTCAGTACGCTGGACTTTGGCCTTCAGCAGGTAAATAA